Proteins co-encoded in one Streptomyces sp. NBC_01283 genomic window:
- a CDS encoding DUF5993 family protein, which produces MDTLIFGGLLATLYALHRQRSRAVLLGGWWVMLALTILLLAHHITSGLKLGLSY; this is translated from the coding sequence ATGGACACCCTCATCTTCGGCGGCCTCCTGGCCACCCTGTACGCGCTTCACCGGCAGCGGTCACGGGCCGTGCTGCTCGGCGGTTGGTGGGTCATGCTCGCGCTCACGATCCTGCTGCTCGCCCACCACATCACCAGCGGCCTCAAGCTGGGGCTGAGCTACTGA
- a CDS encoding helix-turn-helix transcriptional regulator encodes MPKTSGRLLSLLSLLQARRDWPGALLAERLGISPRTVRRDVDRLRELGYPVVALKGPDGGYRLDAGAELPPLLFDDEQAVALAVALQIATTTGAGIEEAAARALTTVRQVMPARLRHRIDTLQVTAVQRPSVAPDPQVSGEVLMALSNAVHAREVLRFDYAPVSPPEATDRDRADPPPRRAEPHHLVTWGSRWYLVAWDLDREDWRTFRADRITPRIPTGPRFTPREVPGGEVAAFVAGRFQGFDGSGDWPCRGEVILDLPAAAVSRHTREGIVEELGPDRCRLVLGSWSWPGLAAAIGRFDADIEVVGPSELKDAFAYLARRYANAASHEPT; translated from the coding sequence ATGCCGAAGACCTCAGGGCGACTGCTCTCGCTGCTCTCCCTGCTCCAGGCACGCCGGGACTGGCCGGGGGCGCTGCTCGCCGAGCGACTGGGCATCAGCCCGCGCACGGTGCGGCGCGACGTCGATCGCCTGCGCGAGCTCGGCTATCCCGTGGTCGCCCTGAAGGGCCCTGACGGGGGCTACCGCCTGGACGCGGGCGCTGAACTGCCCCCGCTGCTGTTCGACGACGAGCAGGCCGTGGCCCTTGCCGTCGCCCTCCAGATCGCCACCACCACCGGCGCCGGCATCGAGGAAGCCGCTGCGCGTGCGCTGACCACCGTCCGGCAGGTCATGCCCGCCCGGCTGCGTCACCGCATCGACACGCTTCAGGTCACCGCCGTCCAGCGGCCGTCCGTGGCACCGGACCCACAGGTCAGCGGCGAGGTGCTCATGGCGCTCAGCAACGCCGTGCACGCCCGCGAAGTGCTCCGCTTCGACTACGCCCCCGTATCCCCGCCGGAGGCCACCGACCGCGACCGCGCTGATCCCCCTCCCCGCCGGGCCGAGCCCCATCACCTCGTCACGTGGGGCTCGCGCTGGTATCTCGTCGCCTGGGACCTCGACCGCGAGGACTGGCGCACCTTCCGCGCGGACCGGATCACCCCACGCATCCCCACGGGCCCCCGCTTCACCCCGCGCGAAGTGCCCGGCGGCGAGGTGGCCGCGTTCGTCGCAGGCCGGTTCCAGGGCTTCGACGGCTCGGGCGACTGGCCCTGCCGGGGCGAGGTGATCCTCGACCTGCCCGCGGCGGCGGTGTCCCGCCACACCCGCGAGGGGATCGTCGAGGAACTCGGCCCGGACCGCTGCCGGCTCGTCCTGGGATCGTGGTCATGGCCCGGTCTGGCCGCCGCCATCGGCAGGTTCGACGCCGACATCGAGGTCGTCGGCCCGAGTGAACTCAAGGACGCCTTCGCATACTTGGCTCGCCGATACGCCAATGCCGCGTCCCATGAGCCCACTTGA
- a CDS encoding MerR family transcriptional regulator: protein MWGWPVDGTANGVQGAVLRTVDVSRASGYSVQQVRDLERLGVIPPAARSSNRYRSYAPVHVHALRAYRGLASAVGPVAARRMCAELRTETLSEAAAAINAMHVRLARERDEALRAQEALRAIHSEAGAGGFEPEGDAMTITELAGALAVRPSALRFWEEEGLIAPERVTSLRARRYGLVAIRAARIVAALRATGYGIPAVRDIMGSLQRPDGVGATERILQQRLDEIAAKTVALLRAGADLAAVVTAVRPGQG, encoded by the coding sequence ATGTGGGGTTGGCCGGTGGACGGGACCGCGAACGGCGTGCAAGGAGCAGTGCTCAGAACCGTCGATGTCTCCAGAGCCTCGGGGTACTCGGTGCAACAGGTGCGCGACCTGGAGCGGCTGGGAGTCATTCCCCCGGCCGCACGGTCGAGTAACCGCTACCGGTCCTACGCACCTGTCCACGTGCACGCTCTGCGCGCCTATCGGGGTCTTGCGAGTGCGGTCGGGCCTGTCGCGGCCCGGCGGATGTGCGCGGAGCTGCGCACGGAGACGCTCTCGGAGGCGGCCGCGGCGATCAACGCGATGCATGTCCGGCTTGCGCGGGAACGGGATGAGGCGCTGCGTGCGCAAGAGGCGTTGCGTGCGATCCACTCCGAGGCGGGGGCGGGCGGGTTCGAGCCCGAGGGGGACGCCATGACGATCACGGAGCTCGCCGGAGCACTCGCCGTACGCCCATCGGCCCTGCGGTTCTGGGAGGAGGAAGGGCTGATCGCCCCCGAGCGTGTGACGTCACTGCGCGCACGTCGCTACGGCCTTGTGGCGATCAGAGCGGCCCGGATCGTCGCGGCCCTGCGCGCCACCGGATACGGCATCCCCGCAGTGCGCGACATCATGGGTTCGCTGCAGCGGCCCGACGGCGTGGGAGCCACGGAACGCATCCTGCAGCAGCGCCTCGACGAGATCGCGGCGAAGACCGTGGCACTGCTTCGGGCGGGCGCCGACCTGGCAGCCGTCGTCACGGCCGTCCGGCCCGGTCAGGGGTGA
- a CDS encoding VOC family protein: MNSGKAPASHHNVASSSVFGAPCWVSLTTRDLEVAQEFYHAVLGWDWRVGKLGDQYRFASVNGVPVAGVSAVAAIGHTGVAWTPFFAASSANETVARSQERGGTTAVGPLSFPPGRAALVADREGAVFGIWEGELVSDWEDWRRAAPVFVELYTRDAFDAAIFYAEVLGWASAASGCCEVHYEDEGVVLRSQGDVVARIHSGAVESAPDPEVRPHWQIHFTVEDVDACAQAALAHGGSVLWGTGGTREAILCDPDGAHFVVNSAS; this comes from the coding sequence ATGAACAGCGGCAAAGCACCTGCAAGCCACCACAACGTAGCCAGCAGCTCGGTGTTCGGGGCACCCTGCTGGGTCAGCTTGACCACCCGGGATCTAGAGGTTGCGCAGGAGTTCTACCACGCCGTACTGGGCTGGGACTGGCGCGTGGGCAAGCTCGGCGATCAGTACAGGTTCGCGAGTGTGAACGGAGTGCCGGTGGCGGGAGTGTCCGCCGTGGCTGCCATCGGGCACACCGGCGTCGCCTGGACCCCGTTCTTCGCCGCGTCCAGCGCCAACGAGACCGTGGCCCGCAGCCAGGAACGGGGCGGAACGACCGCCGTGGGCCCCCTGTCGTTCCCTCCGGGGCGGGCGGCCCTGGTCGCGGATCGCGAGGGAGCGGTCTTCGGCATCTGGGAGGGCGAGCTGGTGTCCGACTGGGAGGACTGGCGCCGCGCGGCTCCGGTCTTCGTGGAGCTCTACACCCGGGACGCCTTCGACGCGGCCATCTTCTATGCCGAGGTCCTGGGCTGGGCGTCCGCGGCCTCGGGCTGCTGCGAGGTCCACTACGAGGACGAAGGGGTCGTTCTGCGCAGCCAGGGCGACGTCGTGGCCCGCATCCATTCGGGCGCGGTGGAGTCCGCGCCCGATCCGGAGGTCCGGCCCCACTGGCAGATCCACTTCACGGTCGAGGACGTGGACGCCTGCGCCCAGGCCGCGCTGGCCCACGGCGGCAGTGTCCTGTGGGGCACGGGCGGGACGCGGGAGGCGATCCTGTGCGATCCCGACGGGGCGCACTTCGTGGTGAACTCAGCGTCGTGA
- a CDS encoding DinB family protein, with protein sequence MTVTSTPTPTPTPTPSPLLDPERTDLLAALAGARSALLNTVSGLSDEQAGQQPTVSELCLGGLIKHVASIEEGWLRFVVEGPAAMPHDLPDGVTWEDLATGTAREYPRWAIDHQNDFRMLPGETLAGIVARYEDVAVRSAETIASVPDLSATHPLPEAPWHEPGAVRSVRGVLMHVIAETAQHAGHADILREALDGRKSS encoded by the coding sequence ATCACAGTGACCAGCACGCCCACGCCCACCCCTACGCCCACACCCTCCCCGCTCCTGGACCCCGAGCGCACCGATCTGCTCGCCGCGCTCGCCGGCGCACGATCGGCCCTGCTCAACACGGTGAGCGGGCTCAGCGACGAGCAGGCCGGGCAGCAGCCGACCGTCAGCGAGCTGTGTCTGGGCGGGCTGATCAAGCATGTCGCGTCCATCGAGGAGGGCTGGCTGCGCTTCGTCGTCGAAGGCCCGGCGGCGATGCCCCACGACCTGCCCGACGGGGTCACCTGGGAGGATCTCGCGACCGGTACCGCCCGCGAGTACCCGCGATGGGCGATCGACCATCAGAACGACTTCCGGATGCTGCCCGGCGAAACGCTGGCCGGGATCGTCGCTCGCTACGAGGACGTCGCCGTCCGCAGTGCGGAGACCATCGCCTCCGTACCCGACCTCTCGGCGACGCACCCGCTGCCGGAGGCCCCCTGGCACGAGCCGGGGGCCGTACGCAGTGTGCGCGGGGTGCTGATGCACGTCATCGCCGAGACCGCGCAGCACGCCGGTCACGCGGACATCCTGCGGGAGGCGCTCGACGGCCGGAAGTCGAGCTGA
- a CDS encoding Gfo/Idh/MocA family protein, giving the protein MASQRGLGVAVVGTGKMGADHVRRLHEVISGARVTAVADIEPERAKALAATIDGCTAYTEPAAAMASGEVDAVLIASPGPAHEAALVDALGHDLPVLCEKPMTPDTASSLRILEAEQRLGHRRIQVGFMRRYDAEYVKLKELLDSGELGAALMLHQRHRNLAMPPGFTDEMLITSSVSHEVDATRWLLGQEIAAVTVHKPRATSLAPAGMNDPQFILLETVSGALVDVEIFGHCGYGYQVQAEAVCERGTVRIGDEQGPRVSADGRWGGHVPPDYVERFEDAYDREVQAWVDATRRGEITGPSAWDGYATAAVCEAGVASQREGGRIQVELAERPDFYG; this is encoded by the coding sequence ATGGCATCTCAGCGAGGACTCGGTGTGGCCGTCGTCGGCACCGGGAAGATGGGCGCGGACCATGTGCGCCGGCTCCACGAGGTCATCAGCGGGGCGCGGGTGACGGCCGTCGCCGACATCGAACCGGAGCGGGCGAAGGCCCTTGCCGCCACGATCGACGGCTGCACGGCCTACACGGAACCGGCGGCCGCCATGGCGTCGGGAGAGGTGGACGCCGTACTCATCGCCTCTCCCGGCCCCGCCCACGAGGCAGCCCTCGTGGACGCACTCGGCCATGATCTGCCGGTGCTGTGCGAGAAGCCGATGACTCCGGACACGGCCTCTTCCCTGCGGATCCTGGAGGCGGAGCAGCGGCTCGGGCACCGGCGCATCCAGGTGGGCTTCATGCGCCGCTACGACGCCGAGTACGTCAAGCTCAAAGAGCTCCTCGACAGCGGCGAGCTGGGCGCGGCGCTGATGCTGCACCAACGCCACCGCAACCTGGCCATGCCCCCGGGCTTCACCGACGAGATGCTCATCACCAGCTCGGTCTCCCACGAGGTGGACGCGACCCGCTGGCTGCTCGGCCAGGAGATCGCGGCGGTCACCGTGCACAAACCGAGGGCGACGTCGCTCGCCCCGGCCGGCATGAACGACCCGCAGTTCATCCTCCTGGAGACCGTGTCGGGCGCGCTCGTCGACGTCGAGATCTTCGGCCACTGCGGATACGGCTACCAGGTCCAGGCCGAGGCGGTCTGCGAGCGGGGCACCGTGCGCATCGGGGACGAACAAGGACCCCGGGTGAGCGCCGACGGCCGCTGGGGAGGCCACGTCCCGCCGGACTACGTCGAGCGCTTCGAGGACGCCTACGACCGCGAGGTGCAGGCCTGGGTGGATGCCACCCGCAGAGGTGAGATCACCGGCCCCAGCGCCTGGGACGGTTACGCCACCGCGGCCGTCTGCGAGGCGGGCGTCGCCTCCCAGCGGGAGGGCGGGCGCATCCAGGTCGAGCTGGCCGAACGCCCGGACTTCTACGGCTAG
- a CDS encoding GlxA family transcriptional regulator, with protein sequence MASMQFLADRPHRVVVLALDGVYPFELGIPNRVFSLVPGAYEVVTCAATEERTVATNADFTITVGHGPEALASADTVVMPPYDLRYITAGLSEPVRDALARVRPGTRFVSICTGAFTLAAAGLLEGRPATTHWALADHFRELFPHVDLDPDVLFVDDGDVLTSAGAASGLDVCLHVVRSDHGSTVANRVARHCVVPPWREGGQAQYIEQPIPDEGATGTAATRAWALEHLDRPLALRELAAHARMSPRTFARRFQEETGTSPGRWLIQQRVHRARHLLESSDLSIDRVAAEVGFATGTSLRQHLQAAIGVSPQMYRKTFQAGAAVGGA encoded by the coding sequence ATGGCTTCGATGCAATTCCTCGCCGATCGCCCGCACCGCGTGGTCGTCCTCGCCCTCGACGGCGTCTACCCCTTCGAGCTGGGCATCCCGAACAGGGTCTTCTCGTTGGTCCCAGGGGCTTACGAGGTGGTGACCTGCGCGGCGACGGAGGAACGCACGGTGGCCACCAACGCCGACTTCACCATCACCGTCGGGCACGGCCCCGAGGCGCTGGCGAGCGCCGACACGGTGGTCATGCCGCCGTACGACCTGCGGTACATCACCGCAGGCCTGTCGGAGCCGGTGCGCGACGCGCTCGCCCGGGTCAGGCCCGGCACGCGGTTCGTGTCCATCTGCACGGGGGCGTTCACGCTGGCCGCGGCCGGTCTGCTCGAGGGGCGGCCCGCGACGACGCACTGGGCCCTCGCGGACCACTTCCGGGAGCTGTTCCCCCACGTCGACCTGGATCCCGACGTGCTGTTCGTCGACGACGGCGACGTGCTCACCTCGGCGGGCGCCGCGTCCGGGCTCGACGTGTGCCTGCACGTGGTGCGCTCGGACCACGGCAGCACGGTCGCCAACCGGGTCGCCCGGCACTGTGTCGTGCCCCCGTGGCGTGAGGGCGGTCAGGCCCAGTACATCGAGCAGCCCATCCCGGACGAGGGAGCCACCGGCACCGCCGCCACCCGCGCCTGGGCCCTGGAGCACCTCGACCGGCCGCTGGCCCTGCGGGAGCTGGCCGCGCACGCCCGGATGAGCCCGCGCACGTTCGCCCGCCGCTTCCAGGAGGAGACGGGCACGAGCCCCGGCCGATGGCTGATCCAGCAGCGGGTGCACCGGGCCCGGCATCTGCTGGAGTCCAGCGACCTGTCGATCGACCGGGTCGCCGCGGAGGTCGGCTTCGCCACCGGCACGTCGCTGCGGCAGCACCTGCAGGCGGCCATCGGGGTGTCGCCGCAGATGTACCGGAAGACGTTCCAGGCGGGAGCGGCGGTGGGCGGCGCGTAG
- a CDS encoding dihydrofolate reductase family protein: MRLVLQEFLSLDGVYQGPGAPDEDTSDGFTRGGWFVPHLDDEFEQLVGTWLRQADAFLFGRRTYLNFARDWPKMTEHPSAAFLNGLPKYVASRSLTTAEWDPTTILSGDIPAQVAELKRQPGRELQIHGSGRLGQSLLAAGLVDELRLAIAPVVVGTGRRLLPDGGAPAGLRLLSNATTPGGLAIHVYESTGLPEYGTYGADA, from the coding sequence ATGAGGTTGGTCCTGCAGGAATTCCTTTCCCTCGACGGCGTCTACCAAGGCCCCGGGGCGCCGGACGAGGACACCAGTGACGGCTTCACCCGGGGCGGCTGGTTCGTGCCGCACCTCGACGACGAGTTCGAACAGCTGGTCGGCACCTGGCTCCGTCAGGCGGACGCGTTCCTGTTCGGCCGCCGTACGTATCTGAACTTCGCGCGGGACTGGCCGAAGATGACGGAGCACCCGTCGGCCGCGTTCCTGAACGGGCTGCCGAAGTACGTCGCCTCCCGCAGCCTGACCACGGCCGAGTGGGACCCGACCACCATCCTGTCCGGCGACATCCCCGCCCAGGTCGCCGAGCTGAAGCGGCAGCCCGGCCGTGAGCTGCAGATCCACGGCAGCGGGCGGCTGGGCCAGTCCCTGCTGGCCGCCGGTCTGGTCGACGAGCTGCGCCTGGCGATCGCCCCCGTCGTCGTGGGCACGGGCCGCCGCCTGCTGCCGGACGGCGGTGCGCCGGCCGGACTGCGGCTCCTGAGCAACGCGACGACTCCGGGCGGGCTGGCGATTCACGTCTACGAGTCGACGGGGCTTCCGGAGTACGGAACGTACGGGGCCGACGCGTAG
- a CDS encoding DUF6479 family protein, producing MRTHSYTVLAVEGGGSLVFIIVGVAVVLGLLAMFVSGRRRAARGTQPTTPAPGEEPASGESQRGTTWQTPDDDPDQGHPHP from the coding sequence ATGCGCACTCACAGCTATACCGTTCTGGCCGTCGAGGGCGGCGGCTCGCTGGTCTTCATCATCGTCGGCGTCGCCGTGGTCCTCGGCCTGCTCGCCATGTTCGTCAGCGGACGGCGCCGCGCGGCCCGCGGTACACAGCCCACCACGCCCGCCCCCGGTGAGGAGCCCGCCAGCGGCGAATCCCAGCGCGGCACCACCTGGCAGACCCCCGACGACGACCCCGACCAGGGGCACCCTCACCCCTGA
- a CDS encoding disulfide bond formation protein B: MSTLTSPLVGTDRSHLLGRVQYWFACFFAVGWTGVVCGGLGVQFISWDYPCPLCMVQRMFMLLAALGSAYIVRRGMTGTIAGRDYMMGWGLALVAVMCGAFASWRQTMLHILPGDKGYGAPVLGLHMYVWAWILFMASVVAIGVVLAFAHSTADTTVPTSGVYGMAGGVVLGFLALVIAVNLVAVFLLEGFHWFLPDDPDRYRFFHDVGIIG; encoded by the coding sequence ATGAGCACGCTGACGTCCCCGCTCGTGGGTACCGACCGTTCCCACCTGCTCGGCAGGGTCCAGTACTGGTTCGCCTGCTTCTTCGCCGTCGGCTGGACCGGGGTGGTCTGCGGCGGGCTCGGCGTGCAGTTCATCTCCTGGGACTATCCGTGCCCGCTGTGCATGGTGCAGCGCATGTTCATGCTGCTCGCCGCGCTGGGGTCGGCGTACATCGTGCGCCGTGGCATGACCGGCACCATCGCGGGCCGCGACTACATGATGGGCTGGGGTCTCGCCCTGGTCGCCGTGATGTGCGGCGCCTTCGCGTCCTGGCGGCAGACGATGCTGCACATCCTGCCGGGCGACAAGGGGTACGGCGCGCCCGTGCTGGGTCTGCACATGTACGTCTGGGCGTGGATCCTCTTCATGGCCTCGGTGGTGGCGATCGGTGTCGTGCTGGCCTTCGCGCACTCCACGGCCGACACCACGGTGCCTACGTCAGGGGTGTACGGCATGGCGGGCGGGGTCGTGCTCGGCTTCCTCGCTCTGGTGATCGCGGTGAACCTGGTGGCGGTCTTCCTCCTGGAGGGCTTCCACTGGTTCCTGCCGGACGACCCGGACCGCTACCGCTTCTTCCACGACGTCGGGATCATCGGCTGA
- a CDS encoding hemerythrin domain-containing protein has translation MCHYCGCREIPLIKEFIAEHERVTDAAGDALRALAQGDTARARTLVDAMARELDAHWRGEENGLFTVMREDPEYADYIAGLEREHRELAALLPALDLSDPDDVRTLVEAVDELHRHIAKEEDGLFPASLTALDGEEWNLSMAAWREAHPA, from the coding sequence ATGTGCCACTACTGCGGTTGCCGGGAGATCCCGCTCATCAAGGAGTTCATCGCCGAGCACGAGCGTGTCACCGATGCGGCGGGCGATGCGCTCCGCGCCCTGGCGCAGGGCGACACCGCCCGGGCACGCACGCTCGTGGACGCCATGGCCCGCGAGCTGGACGCGCACTGGCGGGGCGAGGAGAACGGCCTGTTCACGGTGATGCGCGAGGACCCCGAGTACGCGGACTACATCGCGGGCCTGGAGCGCGAACACCGCGAGCTGGCAGCCCTGTTGCCCGCTCTCGATCTGTCGGACCCCGACGACGTACGCACCCTCGTCGAAGCCGTCGACGAACTGCACCGGCACATCGCCAAGGAGGAGGACGGCCTGTTCCCGGCCTCGCTCACCGCGCTCGACGGCGAGGAGTGGAACCTCTCGATGGCGGCCTGGCGTGAGGCGCACCCCGCCTGA
- the ligD gene encoding non-homologous end-joining DNA ligase: MSPTVDLRVGRRRIEVKRAEKELFPRDGITKADLAEHYRRVAPRMLPELRGRPLMLERMPDGIEGDRFYQKEVSDYFPDWIHRATVAKEGGEVTHVVCDDAATLVYLAGQACITPHRWLSRADRPRRPDRLVFDLDPPADDFEPVRGAAHRLHELLDELDLPSGLMTTGSRGLHVVVPLNRRDDADDVLAFSRAAARTLAARHEKELTTEPRKDARKGRLYLDVARNGYAQTVVAPFAVRTRPGAPVAVPLGWAELDDPELTARRWTVTDLGDRLDKDPWEGLARHARGVSAAARRLEEDAYA, from the coding sequence ATGAGCCCCACGGTTGATCTACGGGTCGGACGGCGCAGGATCGAGGTGAAGCGAGCCGAGAAGGAGCTGTTCCCGCGGGACGGCATCACCAAGGCGGATCTCGCCGAGCACTACCGGCGTGTGGCACCGCGCATGCTGCCCGAACTGCGCGGCAGGCCGCTGATGCTGGAGCGGATGCCGGACGGGATCGAGGGAGACCGCTTCTACCAGAAGGAGGTCTCCGACTACTTCCCCGACTGGATCCATCGCGCCACGGTGGCCAAGGAGGGCGGCGAGGTGACGCATGTGGTCTGTGACGACGCGGCGACCCTGGTCTATCTCGCGGGCCAGGCGTGCATCACCCCCCATCGCTGGCTCAGCCGCGCCGACCGGCCGCGCCGCCCCGACCGCCTGGTCTTCGACCTGGACCCGCCCGCCGACGACTTCGAGCCGGTGCGCGGCGCCGCGCACCGCCTGCATGAGCTGCTCGATGAGCTGGACCTTCCGTCGGGCCTGATGACCACCGGCTCACGCGGCCTGCACGTCGTCGTACCGCTGAACCGGCGCGATGACGCCGACGACGTGCTCGCGTTCTCCCGCGCCGCCGCTCGCACGCTGGCGGCGCGGCACGAGAAGGAGCTGACGACCGAGCCCCGCAAGGACGCCCGCAAGGGGCGGCTGTATCTGGACGTCGCGCGCAACGGCTACGCCCAGACCGTGGTCGCTCCGTTCGCCGTCCGGACCAGGCCGGGCGCTCCTGTGGCCGTGCCGTTGGGCTGGGCCGAACTGGACGATCCTGAGCTGACCGCCCGCCGCTGGACGGTGACCGACCTCGGCGATCGCCTCGACAAGGACCCCTGGGAGGGACTGGCCCGGCACGCGCGCGGCGTGAGCGCGGCCGCCCGTCGCCTGGAAGAAGATGCGTACGCCTAG
- a CDS encoding NADP-dependent oxidoreductase — translation MTNNTASQPTEPTRPTMRAISQDVLGDPEVLKEIEVARPEPGVGQILVAVHAAGVNPTDWKHRRFGAFLGEPPFTLGWDVSGVVEAVGIGVSLFEPGDEVFGMLPYPYGAGSHAEYVTGPTRAFVPRPAGLSHVEAGALPLVSLTAWQALVDNAQVEPGQRVLVHAAAGGVGHVAVQIAKARGAYVIGTASAAKHDFVRGLGADEVIDYRSADFVKEARDIDVVLDPLGGEDRLRSLEVLRPGGILVSILPGNFGEVAERAAALGVRATDMLVEHDQAGMAAVAALAESGQLRVHVSDTYPLSEAAKAHAEGETGRVTGKLVLTVRP, via the coding sequence ATGACCAACAACACCGCCTCTCAGCCCACCGAACCGACCCGGCCGACCATGCGGGCCATCAGCCAGGACGTCCTCGGCGACCCCGAGGTGCTCAAGGAGATCGAGGTCGCCCGCCCCGAGCCCGGCGTCGGCCAGATCCTCGTCGCCGTGCACGCGGCGGGCGTGAACCCCACCGACTGGAAGCACCGCAGGTTCGGCGCCTTTCTGGGTGAGCCGCCGTTCACGCTCGGCTGGGACGTGTCGGGCGTCGTCGAGGCGGTCGGCATCGGCGTCTCGCTGTTCGAGCCGGGCGACGAGGTGTTCGGCATGCTGCCGTATCCGTACGGCGCCGGTTCGCACGCCGAGTACGTGACCGGTCCCACCCGCGCCTTCGTACCCAGGCCCGCAGGGTTGAGCCACGTAGAGGCGGGCGCGCTGCCGCTGGTTTCCCTGACCGCCTGGCAGGCCCTGGTCGACAACGCCCAAGTGGAGCCGGGGCAGCGGGTGCTGGTGCACGCCGCGGCCGGGGGCGTGGGCCACGTGGCCGTGCAGATCGCCAAGGCGCGCGGCGCGTACGTCATCGGCACGGCATCGGCCGCCAAGCACGACTTCGTGCGCGGCCTGGGCGCCGACGAGGTCATCGACTACCGCAGCGCCGACTTCGTGAAGGAGGCCCGTGACATCGACGTGGTCCTCGACCCGCTGGGCGGCGAGGACCGGCTGCGCTCCCTGGAGGTGCTGCGGCCCGGCGGCATCCTGGTGTCGATCCTGCCGGGCAACTTCGGCGAAGTTGCCGAGCGCGCCGCCGCGTTGGGCGTGCGGGCCACGGACATGCTGGTGGAGCACGACCAGGCGGGCATGGCGGCCGTGGCGGCACTCGCCGAGTCCGGACAGCTGCGGGTCCACGTCTCGGACACCTACCCCCTCTCGGAGGCCGCCAAGGCGCACGCGGAGGGCGAGACGGGCCGCGTCACGGGCAAGCTGGTGCTCACGGTCCGCCCGTAG
- a CDS encoding DUF6194 family protein: protein MEQIIATVRGFDGVLVFAPEEGSDVPELAWGDAFFYYAPDGRLPTTVQPYGTIVTKDYPDDTASALSPPGRWRVNIHVDRAVFRELTGEEPRSLGRPRDFAAADEVLPHPVYGSLGWISVVNPGVRTTDTVVRLLRDAHEAARARFARRHERTA from the coding sequence ATGGAACAGATCATCGCGACCGTGCGAGGCTTCGACGGCGTGCTCGTGTTCGCCCCGGAAGAGGGAAGTGATGTTCCCGAGCTCGCGTGGGGAGACGCGTTCTTCTACTACGCCCCCGACGGCAGGCTGCCCACGACCGTCCAGCCGTACGGGACGATCGTCACCAAGGACTACCCCGACGACACCGCTTCCGCCCTTTCCCCGCCGGGCCGCTGGCGGGTGAACATCCACGTCGACCGTGCGGTGTTCCGGGAGCTCACCGGGGAGGAGCCACGCAGCCTCGGCCGCCCCCGCGATTTCGCGGCCGCCGACGAGGTGCTGCCGCACCCGGTGTACGGCTCCCTCGGCTGGATCTCCGTCGTCAATCCCGGTGTGCGCACGACGGACACCGTCGTACGGCTTCTGCGCGATGCCCACGAGGCCGCTCGCGCCCGGTTCGCGCGACGACACGAAAGGACGGCCTGA